In Flagellatimonas centrodinii, a single window of DNA contains:
- a CDS encoding ABC transporter ATP-binding protein, translating to MDHEILIEARGLTRRYGPQTAVEDLSLTLRKGEVLGLLGPNGAGKSTTMKMLTGTLAPSAGTVAIKGVALADDPKKAKQALGYLPEQPPVYGELTVDEYLDFAAGLHGLRGAPRREAVASAKQDCGLTDVSRRLISNLSKGYQQRVGLAQAIIHRPPVIILDEPTVGLDPIQIREIRALIADLGRNHSVILSSHILPEIQAVCSRVMIIARGRAVYDEPVRPEGADRLETLQLRLRRPPPAEVLAGLPGIAGVAATGEGSFQLRCNDGEDPREALAAAAAERDWGLYELHAQTRTLEDIFVSLTSSDTPRLAA from the coding sequence ATGGATCACGAAATCCTCATCGAAGCACGCGGCCTGACCCGTCGCTATGGCCCGCAGACCGCCGTTGAAGACCTCTCCCTGACCTTGCGCAAGGGCGAGGTGCTCGGCCTGCTGGGCCCCAACGGCGCCGGCAAGTCCACCACCATGAAGATGCTGACCGGCACCCTGGCCCCCAGCGCCGGCACCGTCGCCATCAAGGGGGTCGCCCTCGCCGACGACCCGAAGAAGGCCAAACAGGCCCTCGGCTACCTGCCCGAACAGCCGCCGGTCTATGGCGAGCTGACGGTCGACGAATACCTCGATTTCGCCGCCGGCCTGCACGGCCTGCGCGGCGCCCCGCGGCGCGAGGCGGTAGCCTCCGCCAAGCAAGACTGCGGCCTCACCGACGTGAGTCGGCGGCTCATCAGCAACCTGTCGAAGGGCTACCAACAGCGGGTGGGGCTGGCGCAGGCCATCATCCACCGGCCGCCGGTGATCATCCTCGACGAACCCACCGTCGGGCTCGACCCGATCCAGATTCGCGAGATCCGCGCCCTCATTGCCGATCTCGGGCGCAACCATTCGGTGATCCTGTCCAGCCACATCCTGCCGGAGATCCAGGCGGTGTGTTCGCGGGTGATGATCATCGCCCGTGGCCGAGCGGTCTACGACGAACCGGTGCGGCCGGAGGGCGCCGACCGGTTGGAAACGCTGCAGTTGCGGCTGCGGCGCCCGCCACCGGCCGAGGTGCTGGCCGGTTTGCCGGGCATTGCCGGGGTCGCCGCAACCGGCGAGGGCAGCTTCCAGCTGCGCTGCAACGACGGCGAGGACCCGCGGGAGGCGCTGGCCGCTGCTGCCGCCGAACGTGACTGGGGGCTCTACGAGCTGCACGCCCAGACCCGCACCCTCGAAGACATCTTTGTTTCCCTCACCTCCAGCGATACGCCGAGGCTGGCCGCATGA
- a CDS encoding TRAP transporter substrate-binding protein, with protein sequence MKRRDMLLGLAAGGAALAGCKPSAQSDCATAAASDKAQRIDWRMYTTWPKNFPGLGTGANRLAERITQMSGGRLTVTVYGAGERVPALEVFDAVSRGSAQMGHGGAYYWKGKAPAAPFFCSVPFGFTAQEMNAWLYYGGGMELWRELYAPFNLVPFDAGNTGTQMGGWFRKRIESVADLKNLKMRMPGMGGEVLDRLGVTTVNIPGGELFTALSNGTIDATEWVGPYNDLAFGLHKAAPYYYYPGWHEPGACLEAIVNADAWAALPDDLKSIVATACESTSHTMLAEMTARNQAALKTLVEEHGVTVLAFPDDVLAALRETSETVIREAAEADAFTGRVFASYDAFRQQVMQTTRISEHAYLNARDA encoded by the coding sequence ATGAAACGCCGAGACATGCTGCTGGGACTGGCCGCCGGAGGCGCCGCGCTGGCCGGGTGCAAGCCCTCCGCCCAGAGCGACTGCGCGACCGCCGCCGCCAGCGACAAGGCGCAACGAATCGACTGGCGCATGTATACCACCTGGCCGAAGAACTTCCCCGGCCTGGGCACCGGCGCCAACCGGCTGGCAGAGCGCATCACCCAGATGTCGGGCGGGCGCCTCACCGTCACCGTCTATGGTGCCGGCGAGCGGGTGCCAGCGCTGGAAGTGTTCGATGCGGTCTCGCGGGGCAGCGCGCAGATGGGCCATGGCGGCGCCTACTACTGGAAGGGCAAGGCCCCCGCCGCCCCCTTCTTCTGCAGCGTGCCGTTCGGCTTCACCGCACAGGAAATGAATGCCTGGCTCTATTACGGCGGCGGTATGGAGTTGTGGCGCGAACTCTACGCGCCCTTCAATCTGGTGCCCTTCGATGCCGGCAACACCGGCACCCAGATGGGCGGCTGGTTCCGCAAGCGGATCGAGTCTGTCGCCGACCTCAAGAACCTGAAGATGCGCATGCCAGGGATGGGCGGTGAAGTCCTCGACCGCCTGGGGGTCACCACGGTCAACATTCCCGGCGGCGAACTGTTCACGGCGTTGTCGAACGGCACCATCGACGCCACCGAGTGGGTGGGGCCCTACAACGATCTCGCCTTCGGTCTCCACAAGGCGGCGCCCTACTATTACTACCCGGGCTGGCATGAGCCCGGCGCCTGCCTCGAAGCCATCGTCAACGCCGATGCCTGGGCCGCGCTGCCGGATGACCTGAAGAGCATCGTCGCCACCGCCTGCGAATCCACCTCGCACACCATGCTGGCGGAGATGACTGCCCGCAACCAGGCGGCGCTCAAGACCCTGGTCGAGGAACACGGGGTGACCGTGCTGGCCTTCCCCGACGATGTGTTGGCCGCGTTGCGCGAGACCTCGGAAACGGTGATCCGCGAGGCGGCCGAAGCGGATGCGTTCACCGGCCGGGTGTTTGCTTCCTACGATGCCTTCCGCCAGCAGGTGATGCAGACCACCCGCATCAGCGAGCATGCCTATCTGAACGCCCGGGATGCATGA
- the dtd gene encoding D-aminoacyl-tRNA deacylase: MIGLIQRVRSAAVEVAGETVGAIDQGLLVLVGVQPADDAGRAARLLERLLSYRVFEDAAGRMNLALRDIGGGLLLVPQFTLAADTRRGTRPGFSTAAPPALARHLFGELLDRARAQHPVVAAGRFGADMQVNLVNDGPVTFWLEA; encoded by the coding sequence ATGATCGGCCTGATCCAGCGGGTGCGGTCGGCTGCGGTCGAGGTCGCGGGCGAGACGGTGGGGGCCATCGACCAGGGCCTGTTGGTGCTGGTGGGCGTGCAGCCGGCCGACGACGCCGGGCGGGCGGCGCGGCTGCTCGAACGGCTGCTGAGCTATCGCGTCTTCGAAGATGCGGCCGGACGCATGAACCTGGCGTTGCGCGACATCGGCGGCGGGCTGCTGCTGGTGCCACAGTTCACACTGGCGGCCGACACCCGGCGCGGGACCCGGCCCGGCTTTTCCACCGCCGCGCCGCCGGCGCTGGCCCGGCATCTGTTCGGCGAACTGCTGGATCGGGCCCGGGCGCAACACCCGGTGGTGGCAGCGGGCCGGTTCGGGGCCGACATGCAGGTGAACCTGGTCAACGACGGACCGGTCACCTTCTGGCTGGAAGCCTGA
- the hisB gene encoding imidazoleglycerol-phosphate dehydratase HisB, whose product MSARIASLSRNTLETRIEVEINLDGSGAARLDTGIPFLDHMLDQVARHGLVDLTVTAKGDRHIDDHHTVEDIGITLGQAFAQAIGDKKGLVRYGHAYVPLDEALSRVVLDLSGRPGLEWFVDFTRARIGNFDVDLFREFFQGFVNHAQVTLHVDALRGRNSHHIAETVFKAFGRALRMAAAPDPRAGGAMPSTKGVL is encoded by the coding sequence ATGTCCGCTCGTATCGCCAGTCTCAGCCGCAACACGCTGGAAACCCGCATCGAGGTTGAAATCAACCTCGATGGCAGCGGTGCTGCCCGTCTGGATACCGGGATCCCGTTCCTAGACCACATGCTGGATCAGGTGGCCCGGCACGGGCTGGTCGACCTGACGGTGACAGCCAAGGGCGACCGTCACATCGACGACCATCACACGGTCGAGGACATCGGCATCACCCTCGGCCAGGCGTTTGCGCAGGCCATCGGCGACAAGAAAGGTCTGGTGCGCTATGGCCACGCTTATGTGCCCCTCGACGAAGCACTGTCCCGCGTGGTGCTCGACCTTTCGGGCCGCCCCGGTCTGGAGTGGTTCGTCGACTTCACCCGTGCACGCATCGGTAATTTCGATGTCGACCTGTTCCGCGAGTTCTTCCAGGGCTTCGTCAACCACGCGCAGGTGACCCTGCACGTCGATGCCCTGCGCGGTCGCAACAGCCATCACATCGCCGAGACGGTGTTCAAGGCGTTCGGCCGTGCCCTGCGCATGGCGGCCGCGCCCGACCCGCGCGCCGGCGGCGCGATGCCGTCCACCAAGGGCGTGCTGTAA
- the hisH gene encoding imidazole glycerol phosphate synthase subunit HisH, with product MAAIGVIDYGMGNLHSLGKALERVCSATRVEVSYDPEVLLKCDRLVLPGVGGVRSCMNELRRLELNDLVLEAAATKPLLGICLGMQVMMDRSEENGGVDALGLFPGEVVRFPDPPADTAYERLKVPHMGWNRVRQTQPHPIWDGVPDDSWFYFVHSYHARLKNPAHALGTTDYIHEFPSALARDNIVAFQFHPEKSQAMGMALLSNFVTWSP from the coding sequence ATGGCGGCCATTGGCGTCATCGACTACGGCATGGGCAACCTGCACTCGCTTGGCAAGGCGCTGGAGCGGGTCTGCAGTGCGACCCGGGTGGAGGTGTCATACGACCCCGAGGTCCTGCTCAAGTGCGACCGGCTGGTGCTCCCCGGCGTCGGGGGCGTGCGCAGCTGCATGAACGAGCTGCGGCGGCTGGAACTCAATGATCTGGTGCTGGAGGCGGCGGCCACCAAGCCGTTGCTGGGCATTTGCCTCGGCATGCAGGTGATGATGGACCGCAGCGAGGAGAACGGCGGGGTCGACGCCCTCGGATTGTTCCCGGGCGAGGTGGTGCGCTTCCCCGACCCGCCCGCCGACACCGCGTATGAACGCCTGAAGGTGCCGCACATGGGCTGGAACCGGGTGCGCCAGACGCAACCGCATCCGATCTGGGACGGCGTTCCCGATGACAGCTGGTTCTACTTCGTCCACAGCTACCACGCGCGGTTGAAGAACCCGGCGCATGCGCTGGGCACCACCGACTACATCCATGAATTTCCGTCGGCGCTGGCGCGCGACAATATTGTCGCCTTCCAGTTTCACCCCGAGAAGAGTCAGGCGATGGGCATGGCATTGCTGTCGAACTTCGTGACCTGGTCGCCATGA
- the hisA gene encoding 1-(5-phosphoribosyl)-5-[(5-phosphoribosylamino)methylideneamino]imidazole-4-carboxamide isomerase — translation MLLIPAIDLKNGQCVRLRQGRMDDVTVFSDDPVSMAQRWVDEGAERLHVVDLDGALKGQPLNLKVVEAITSAINIPVQVGGGIRDEETVQRYLDAGVQYVIIGTKAVNAPHFLHDLCIEYPRHIIVSLDAKDGRVALNGWTKITGHDVVETAQHCERDGVEAIIYTDIGRDGMMGGFNDEATGHLARSLNTPVFASGGVSSLDDIRRLTTLEGDGVAGAVIGRALYEGGFTLSEAIKVVQESA, via the coding sequence ATGCTGCTCATCCCTGCGATTGACCTCAAAAATGGCCAGTGCGTCCGCCTGCGCCAAGGCCGGATGGACGATGTCACTGTCTTTTCCGATGACCCCGTGAGCATGGCCCAGCGCTGGGTCGACGAGGGGGCCGAACGTCTTCATGTCGTCGACCTCGACGGTGCGCTCAAGGGGCAGCCGCTCAACCTCAAGGTGGTGGAGGCGATCACCTCCGCGATCAACATTCCAGTGCAGGTCGGCGGCGGCATCCGCGATGAGGAAACCGTGCAGCGGTACCTCGACGCCGGGGTGCAGTACGTCATCATCGGCACCAAGGCGGTCAACGCGCCGCACTTCCTGCACGACCTCTGCATCGAGTACCCGCGGCACATCATCGTCAGCCTCGATGCCAAGGACGGACGTGTGGCCCTCAACGGCTGGACCAAGATCACCGGTCACGACGTGGTGGAGACCGCTCAGCACTGCGAGCGCGACGGCGTCGAGGCGATCATCTACACCGACATCGGCCGCGACGGCATGATGGGCGGTTTCAACGACGAAGCTACCGGGCACCTTGCCCGCAGCCTCAATACCCCGGTCTTCGCCAGCGGCGGCGTGTCGTCGCTGGACGACATCCGCCGGCTCACCACGCTGGAAGGTGACGGTGTCGCCGGGGCGGTGATCGGGCGGGCGCTCTACGAAGGCGGCTTTACGCTGTCCGAGGCGATCAAGGTCGTTCAGGAAAGCGCCTGA
- the hisF gene encoding imidazole glycerol phosphate synthase subunit HisF, producing the protein MLAKRIIPCLDIDRGRVVKGVKFEDIRDAGDPVEVAHRYDQQGADELVFLDITASSQDRPTLFQTVEAVAREIYIPLTVGGGVRTCADVRALLSAGADKVSINTAAVERPEFVTEASDRYGVQCIVVAIDAKRVNKKKEPPRWEIFTHGGRKPTGLDAVDWAARMVRYGAGELLVTSMDRDGTKAGYDHELLRAISDAVTVPLIASGGVGALEHLYEGLTYGGADAVLAASIFHHGTHTVGEAKAYLAGKGVRIRQ; encoded by the coding sequence ATGCTTGCCAAACGCATCATTCCCTGTCTCGACATTGACCGCGGCCGCGTGGTCAAGGGCGTCAAGTTCGAGGACATTCGCGACGCCGGTGACCCGGTCGAAGTGGCGCACCGCTATGACCAGCAGGGGGCCGACGAGCTGGTGTTTCTCGACATCACCGCCAGCTCACAGGATCGCCCCACCCTGTTCCAGACGGTCGAAGCGGTCGCCCGCGAGATCTACATCCCGCTGACCGTGGGCGGCGGCGTGCGCACTTGTGCCGATGTCCGCGCCCTGCTGTCGGCCGGTGCCGACAAGGTCAGCATCAACACCGCTGCCGTCGAGCGGCCGGAGTTCGTCACCGAGGCCAGTGACCGCTACGGTGTGCAGTGCATCGTGGTGGCGATCGACGCCAAGCGCGTGAACAAGAAGAAGGAGCCGCCGCGCTGGGAGATCTTCACCCACGGCGGCCGCAAGCCGACCGGGCTGGACGCGGTCGACTGGGCCGCGCGGATGGTGCGCTACGGCGCCGGCGAGCTGCTGGTGACCAGCATGGACCGCGATGGCACCAAGGCCGGCTATGACCATGAGCTGTTGCGCGCGATCAGCGATGCCGTGACCGTCCCGCTCATCGCCAGCGGCGGCGTTGGCGCGCTGGAGCATCTCTACGAGGGGCTGACCTATGGCGGCGCCGACGCGGTGCTGGCGGCCAGCATCTTCCACCATGGCACCCACACCGTGGGTGAAGCCAAGGCGTATCTGGCCGGCAAGGGTGTCCGCATCCGCCAGTAA
- a CDS encoding phosphoribosyl-ATP diphosphatase: MNPGEVLSALQGVLEDRKHAQADDSYVASLYRRGEDVILKKVGEEAAETLIAAKNPDTGLLVHEVADLWFHTLVLLAHKGLRVEQVTDELARRFGISGHAEKAARPQEEV; this comes from the coding sequence ATGAATCCGGGAGAGGTCCTGAGCGCACTGCAAGGCGTGCTGGAGGACCGCAAGCACGCGCAGGCGGACGACTCCTACGTGGCCAGCCTGTACCGCCGCGGCGAGGATGTGATTCTCAAGAAGGTCGGCGAAGAGGCGGCAGAGACCCTGATCGCCGCCAAGAACCCCGACACGGGTCTGCTGGTCCATGAAGTGGCGGACCTGTGGTTCCACACCCTGGTGCTGCTGGCCCACAAGGGGCTGCGGGTTGAACAGGTGACCGACGAGCTGGCGCGTCGGTTCGGTATTTCAGGCCATGCGGAAAAAGCCGCACGGCCGCAGGAGGAGGTGTGA
- the tatA gene encoding Sec-independent protein translocase subunit TatA has product MGTFSVWHWLIVLAIVLVVFGTKKLRNAGGDLGAAVKNFKDSVKEGEADAPKTAEQLARNQTDEPANEAQKHKQNS; this is encoded by the coding sequence ATGGGTACTTTCAGTGTCTGGCACTGGTTGATCGTTCTGGCCATCGTGCTGGTGGTCTTCGGCACCAAGAAGCTGCGCAATGCCGGTGGAGACCTCGGTGCTGCCGTGAAGAATTTCAAGGATTCGGTGAAGGAAGGCGAGGCCGACGCACCGAAAACGGCCGAGCAGCTGGCGCGCAATCAGACCGACGAGCCCGCCAACGAGGCACAGAAGCACAAGCAGAACAGCTGA
- the tatB gene encoding Sec-independent protein translocase protein TatB, with protein sequence MLDISFTELTICLVIALIVLGPEKLPAVARAVGRWTGQARGYLRNLSAELDRETRASDLRKQLEDAKKLLNEQERSTRDAVNKVMTDVKPPPADKP encoded by the coding sequence ATGCTCGACATCAGCTTCACCGAACTGACGATCTGTCTGGTCATCGCGCTGATCGTGCTCGGGCCGGAAAAGTTGCCGGCGGTGGCGCGTGCGGTGGGCCGTTGGACCGGTCAGGCCCGCGGCTACCTGCGCAACCTGTCGGCCGAGCTGGATCGCGAGACCCGGGCCAGCGATCTGCGCAAGCAGCTTGAAGACGCCAAAAAGCTGCTCAACGAGCAGGAGCGGTCCACTCGGGATGCCGTCAACAAGGTGATGACCGACGTCAAACCGCCGCCTGCAGACAAGCCATGA
- the tatC gene encoding twin-arginine translocase subunit TatC, translated as MSGETTGTEQPLIAHLLELRDRLLKIVWGVLLIFLPLTFFAKDLYTLVATPLIALMPEGTSMIATEVASPFFAPIKLAGVAAFLLSMPWTLWQIWSFVAPGLYKTEQRLVAPLMLSSTLLFYSGVAFAYFLVLPTVFGFLIGMAPEGVSVMTDISQYLSFVLTLFIAFGFAFETPVAIVLLVRTGFVTPAKLKSVREYVLVGAFVLGAIFTPPDVISQLMLAVPVYLLYEVGIFASRWFTPGIAEVEAQQRENGSI; from the coding sequence ATGAGCGGCGAAACCACCGGGACCGAACAACCGCTGATCGCGCATCTGCTGGAACTGCGCGACCGCTTGCTCAAAATCGTCTGGGGCGTGCTGCTGATATTTCTGCCGCTCACCTTCTTCGCCAAGGACCTCTACACCCTGGTGGCGACCCCGCTGATCGCGCTGATGCCCGAGGGCACCAGCATGATTGCCACCGAGGTCGCATCGCCCTTCTTCGCGCCGATCAAGCTGGCGGGGGTGGCGGCGTTCCTGCTGTCGATGCCCTGGACCTTGTGGCAGATCTGGTCGTTTGTTGCCCCCGGGCTGTACAAGACCGAGCAGCGGCTGGTCGCGCCGCTGATGCTGTCATCGACCCTGCTGTTCTATTCCGGGGTGGCCTTCGCCTACTTTCTGGTACTGCCGACGGTGTTCGGGTTCCTCATCGGCATGGCGCCGGAGGGCGTGTCGGTGATGACCGACATCAGCCAGTACCTGAGCTTCGTGCTGACCCTGTTCATCGCCTTCGGGTTCGCCTTCGAAACCCCGGTGGCGATCGTGCTGCTGGTGCGGACCGGCTTCGTCACGCCGGCCAAACTCAAGAGCGTGCGCGAGTACGTTCTGGTCGGGGCTTTCGTGCTCGGCGCCATTTTCACGCCACCGGACGTCATCTCGCAGCTGATGCTGGCGGTGCCGGTGTACCTGTTGTACGAGGTCGGTATTTTCGCCTCGCGCTGGTTCACTCCGGGCATTGCCGAAGTGGAAGCGCAGCAGCGCGAAAACGGCAGTATCTAG
- the aroE gene encoding shikimate dehydrogenase: MKRFAVIGHPVAHSRSPLIHARFAEDTGLALQYGTLDIAPEALAEQVPTLFAAGWDGFNVTLPHKAAVAALCTEVTPRAALAGAVNTLIRGPAGWTGDNTDGAGLLTDLEVLGIIVRDRRVLVLGAGGAARGILGPLLQAGPAELVVSNRNPWKPEALADAFRSVGPLVPRTHLALKGDQYDLVINATSAGHGGGIPRLPDGLLATGAEAYDLSYGVAHAPFADWAVAAGARRVHDGLGMLIEQAAESFERWHGIRPPTAGLRAAWGSADRR; the protein is encoded by the coding sequence ATGAAGCGCTTTGCGGTCATCGGCCATCCCGTGGCCCACAGTCGCTCGCCGCTGATCCATGCCCGGTTCGCCGAGGACACCGGACTGGCCCTGCAGTACGGCACCCTCGATATCGCGCCCGAGGCGCTGGCGGAACAGGTGCCGACGCTGTTTGCCGCGGGCTGGGACGGCTTCAATGTCACCCTGCCACACAAGGCGGCGGTCGCAGCGCTCTGTACCGAGGTGACGCCTCGCGCAGCGCTCGCTGGCGCGGTGAACACGCTGATCCGGGGGCCCGCCGGCTGGACCGGCGACAATACCGACGGCGCCGGGCTGCTCACCGACCTCGAGGTTCTGGGCATCATCGTCCGCGATCGTCGGGTCCTGGTTTTGGGTGCGGGCGGTGCCGCGCGCGGCATCCTCGGTCCGCTGTTGCAGGCCGGCCCCGCTGAACTGGTGGTCTCCAATCGCAACCCCTGGAAGCCGGAGGCGCTGGCGGACGCCTTCCGTTCGGTGGGGCCGCTGGTGCCTCGCACCCACCTGGCACTCAAGGGCGATCAGTACGACCTGGTCATCAACGCCACCTCGGCCGGTCACGGCGGCGGCATTCCCCGGCTGCCCGACGGCCTGCTGGCGACCGGGGCCGAAGCCTACGATCTCAGCTACGGCGTTGCCCATGCGCCGTTTGCCGACTGGGCGGTGGCGGCCGGCGCGCGCCGGGTGCATGACGGCCTGGGGATGCTCATCGAACAGGCGGCAGAGAGCTTCGAACGCTGGCACGGCATTCGCCCGCCGACCGCGGGTCTGCGCGCCGCCTGGGGGTCGGCCGACCGCCGCTAG
- the hemB gene encoding porphobilinogen synthase — translation MSGAYPLTRPRRLRQAPFIRAMVRETRLTAAHLVQPLFVAEGALAGPIDSMPGCERLTLEGLATTAQRLQALGIPAIALFPVIPQARKSDRGEEALNPDGLVPRAIAAVKQAAPTLGVIVDIALDPYTTHGHDGLLDAAGYIENDATVEVLRKQALLYARAGADMVAPSDMMDGRIGEIRRVLERDGLHRTMILSYAAKYASAFYGPFRDAVGSAPNLGKGGKQTYQMDPANTDEALREVALDLDEGADIVMVKPGMPYLDIIRRVKDRFAVPVAAYQVSGEYSMLHAAIARDMLDEKAVLLEALTCLHRAGSDIIFSYYAERAARWLQDTPA, via the coding sequence ATGTCCGGCGCGTATCCCCTGACCCGCCCGCGCCGGCTGCGGCAGGCGCCCTTCATTCGCGCGATGGTGCGTGAGACCCGACTGACCGCCGCCCACCTGGTGCAGCCGCTGTTCGTCGCCGAGGGCGCGCTCGCCGGGCCGATCGACAGCATGCCCGGCTGCGAACGGCTGACGTTGGAAGGACTGGCGACCACCGCCCAGCGCCTGCAGGCCCTGGGGATTCCCGCCATCGCGCTGTTCCCGGTGATCCCGCAGGCGCGCAAGAGCGACCGTGGCGAGGAAGCGCTCAACCCGGACGGCCTGGTGCCCCGCGCGATCGCCGCGGTCAAGCAGGCGGCGCCGACGCTGGGGGTGATCGTCGACATCGCGCTCGATCCCTACACGACTCACGGTCATGACGGACTGCTCGATGCGGCGGGGTACATCGAGAACGATGCCACCGTTGAAGTGCTGCGCAAACAGGCGTTGCTGTATGCCCGTGCCGGCGCCGACATGGTGGCGCCCTCCGACATGATGGACGGCCGCATCGGCGAGATCCGCCGCGTGCTGGAACGCGACGGCCTGCACCGGACCATGATCCTGTCGTACGCCGCCAAATATGCGAGCGCCTTCTACGGGCCGTTCCGCGACGCGGTGGGCTCCGCCCCCAACTTGGGCAAGGGCGGCAAGCAGACCTACCAGATGGACCCCGCCAACACCGACGAAGCCCTGCGCGAGGTCGCGCTGGACCTCGACGAAGGCGCCGACATCGTCATGGTGAAGCCGGGCATGCCCTATCTCGACATCATCCGCCGGGTAAAAGACCGCTTTGCGGTACCGGTGGCGGCCTACCAGGTCAGTGGCGAATACAGCATGCTGCATGCCGCCATTGCCCGCGACATGCTCGACGAGAAAGCGGTGCTGCTTGAAGCCCTGACCTGCCTGCACCGCGCCGGCAGCGACATCATTTTCTCCTACTACGCCGAGCGCGCCGCACGCTGGCTGCAGGACACACCGGCATGA
- a CDS encoding sigma-70 family RNA polymerase sigma factor, whose protein sequence is MQFTPPATEETERLVALLRATAERDVLAFRRLYEATSSHLFGLLVRMLRQRDWAEEALQDCYLKIWNRAESYAPDKGTPLAWMMTIARYRALDLLRARREHLSLDDDSGRPEPIDLEPGPADDAETQEQLHRLEDCLTELPDEQRRSVLLAYYEGYTHSELASQLSSPLGTVKSWVRRGLSRLRECLDP, encoded by the coding sequence ATGCAATTCACCCCACCCGCGACCGAGGAGACGGAGCGGCTGGTCGCGCTGCTGCGTGCGACCGCCGAACGTGACGTTCTGGCGTTCCGCCGCCTGTACGAGGCAACCTCATCGCATCTGTTCGGTCTGCTCGTCCGTATGTTACGGCAGCGTGATTGGGCGGAGGAAGCCTTGCAGGATTGCTATCTCAAGATCTGGAACCGAGCGGAGTCGTATGCACCTGACAAGGGCACGCCTCTGGCCTGGATGATGACCATCGCACGGTACCGTGCCTTGGATCTTCTGCGTGCCCGACGCGAACATCTCTCGCTGGACGACGACAGCGGCCGCCCGGAGCCCATCGATCTGGAGCCTGGTCCGGCCGACGACGCCGAGACCCAGGAGCAGCTGCATCGGCTGGAAGACTGCCTGACCGAACTCCCCGATGAGCAGCGGCGATCAGTGCTGTTGGCCTACTACGAGGGCTACACCCACTCCGAGCTGGCATCACAGCTCAGCAGTCCCCTGGGGACCGTCAAGAGCTGGGTTCGCCGGGGGCTGTCACGCCTGCGGGAGTGTCTCGACCCATGA